The following are from one region of the Etheostoma spectabile isolate EspeVRDwgs_2016 chromosome 17, UIUC_Espe_1.0, whole genome shotgun sequence genome:
- the golga4 gene encoding golgin subfamily A member 4 isoform X3, whose product MFKKLKQRINEEQSPQRNAQSPQQAQMGSGDRRSSQTPPFHHDGSPSPSDREVLAGMIAEPAFLSEYTIFALDHSKQPKTAQVASVSTSKGPARSPRGSINGDGSASPHREETPSLAQKLQLRVPSMESLIRGGASRAESLFRSPSKENLVRSSSRDSLTPLGENESLGAPTYDPPSDIESEAEEPPGSAESLSKEQLLHRLLRVERSLGNYRGKYSELVTAYRTVQREKEKTQVILSQCQDKSLRRIGELREELQMDQQAKKHLQDEFDAALEEKDQMITVLQTQVALLKKRAKGVSAGAVPPEGDIPQSEDADSDSTSSTQSSLAEQGAEPEVTEGEGNSDPTKLMEALQKRVKRQENLLQKCKEVMRTHKERSAQLGSENETLQEQLQERLQELEKTKELHTTEKTKLITQLRDAKNLIEQLEQDKGMVIAETKRQMHETLEMKEEEVAQLRSRLQQATAQKEELQEQKEKAEKTAFEELERALGAAQRAEEARKQLQVQLEEQVKEVERASEEERKTLQQELTRVKQEVVTIMKKSSDETVAKMEKFHSEALAAKEEELSVRINKAVEQCKEEFAQLGKEREQQSSLALEDVELQKTALRTEAENKVKEIQLELEAAKTRVLELESSLERFSQDGSSLSHELSSQLDKLKDQHKEQISALEQKHQEQLEKHKGTLTQQNNAALEELKEKHRVEVETLLEEKELQFQAHVEDMNQKTLEKLDAKQAELEAVSAELSGTLKSKRLLEERLVAAAEDAHSSTQEEHEKRFQDHVEKHNIELANLKREHEQSLGGLEKTLKEELNALRIVLREKEKEIKAHILREKTLQEESHSTVQQLRVKVKELEELQQCLSQSQLEIGSLKESNAQTGKMLQDLDQCKKDLEHQLEVARNDCQLKEKSLQELEHQLQQTKKELSEQEKSFTTELNTKQEEQTRLKKQLDDEKAAHEKKMKNTVTEMETKLKTQETKMEKLKHKAKEMHESYKKKLQQNEEAMKIELAKKERELQQTEQQVQEKIVEMAQKSSQGLSSAMSELQANHKEEVEKLHDTHKHEIEVLEHRWQEKLGQQEEELTEKHSHILQEKAQELEDISQQLSRSKEENGKVLCEINDFKEGLSIRETTVQKLQEELNEAAVKLEDLSQGEAMLKEQMESVERNLSQALKERNSLQDKLNTTKEENREKLKTMSGKLKEMEKQRKALQGSRCKESEDLQNKFEETAIQLQAKEVQFQQQLILIRNQMEHYCNEVQDKVECGSNELCQRVECRLSELKDRLLCSQKKVVDLKNIILNKIDRICTLEENLRLQTEENKNLCISLEQMTAQVNAHMEHVKALTHENENHSQSISEKALKIAELSEANRLISETIKTNESHISKLESITSDLKNQLASSIKEKEEAINQLTQQYKEDAAQMEETTKRLEQERECALEQADALRNSLSEYEKKTETKFAQNGNTITSLQTRLDELEREICEKNEALQRLTASIDNQSISKSEMDQALSEKEQKVSGLTSELESCICQLGEFQEQLALKTKECEQLTADLKQQHSIKENEKRELVEQLQQTQMQCTQNGNLEQEMVEKLHSLEEDHQKCKHKLESQRDEFERMKDEIIKSKEESLKKAEEELSAESARKVSELKKKAEQKIGQIKKQLTSQLEEKEKAIKALQSSLEEMKSNETSSKQHTEVLEEKTKTLEEAVVKLKAEQEQQLEQILNNERLDKEKSLEELKNFYEEKLSSLLSDAAQQRELKETESALHEIEAKLKEAEEQNGNLLAEINRLKEEMCEKDAQLDEKQATIKQVQNPSEPEAEMKVECSSIQQTRSTMQTEMKNHSLMQELDGDSLESLKSNLHQVKNEKEKIYKDFARLQKDIRVLRREHEQDLEYMKKELLEENEKKLKLELEDMEMKHNSAIKQLMREFNTQMALKEKEIDTAVKETIEKAQTVEEELMSSHREETSQLRKSREEEMGGRVWQVQKELEELQAKGHDTTEVSIEDLQAQLAEKTTLLSEARLKEQGFAERIHSLEDKIKCFHRTPVVTHLGSTFKEPVYNSSEPTEMEYLRKVLFEYMMGRETKTMAKVITSMLKFPPDQAQKVLDKEDSKAVPWLR is encoded by the exons AGCACCTCTAAAGGGCCAGCAAGATCTCCCAGAGGTAGCATCAATGGAGATGGAAGTGCTTCTCCTCAT agagaggaaacacCGTCATTAGCCCAGAAACTGCAGTTAAGAGTTCCCTCCATGGAGTCGTTGATTCGTGGTGGCGCCAGTCGGGCAGAAAGCCTGTTCCGCTCTCCCTCTAAAGAAAACTTGGTCCGAAGCTCATCACGTGACTCCCTGACACCTTTGGGAGAAAATGAGTCCCTGGGTGCCCCCACATATGATCCCCCGTCAGATATTGAGAGTGAAGCTGAGGAGCCACCAGGAAGTGCAGAGTCCCTTTCCAAAGAGCAGTTGTTGCACCGACTGCTTAGAGTGGAGAGGAGCCTGGGGAATTACAGAGGGAAGTACTCCGAG CTGGTTACTGCGTACCGAACAGTGCAacgagagaaagaaaaaacacag gtcatcCTCAGCCAGTGTCAAGATAAATCTCTCCGCAGGATAGGGGAGCTACGGGAG GAGCTTCAAATGGACCAGCAGGCCAAGAAACACCTACAAGACGAGTTTGACGCAGCGCTAGAAGAGAAAGACCAGATGATCACTGTACTCCAAACACAG GTTGCTCTGTTGAAGAAACGAGCCAAGGGGGTCTCTGCCGGTGCTGTGCCACCTGAGGGGGACATCCCTCAATCTGAAGATGCAGATTCAGACTCTACCTCTTCCACACAAAGCTCTTTGGCGGAGCAAGGAGCAGAGCCTGAAGTCACTGAGG GAGAGGGCAACAGTGATCCAACCAAACTTATGGAGGCTCTGCAGAAGAGAGTGAAGAGGCAGGAAAACCTGCTGCAGAAGTGCAAAGAAGTGATGCGAACACACAAGGAGCGCAGCGCCCAGCTCGGCAGTGAGAATGAAACTCTGCAGGAGCAGCTGCAGGAGAGACTGCAAGAGCTGGAGAAGACTAAG GAACTGCACACTACAGAAAAGACTAAGTTGATCACTCAACTGCGTGATGCCAAGAACCTCATTGAACAGCTGGAGCAGGACAAG GGAATGGTCATTGCTGAGACAAAGCGCCAGATGCACGAGACACTGGAAATGAAAGAAGAGGAGGTTGCACAGCTACGCTCCAGACTCCAGCAGGCTACTGCCCAGAAAGAAGAATTACaggaacagaaagaaaaggCTGAGAAAACAG CATTTGAAGAACTTGAACGAGCGCTGGGTGCTGCTCAGAGGGCGGAAGAGGCCCGGAAACAGCTGCAGGTTCAGCTGGAGGAGCAGGTGAAAGAGGTTGAAAGGGCCagtgaggaagagaggaagactCTGCAGCAGGAACTCACACGAGTCAAACAGGAGGTTGTCACCATCATGAAG aagtCATCTGATGAAACGGTGGCCAAAATGGAAAAATTCCATAGTGAAGCTTTGGCTGCTAAAGAAGAAGAGTTAAGTGTCAGAATCAACAAAGCTGTG GAGCAATGCAAAGAGGAGTTTGCCCAGTTAGGCAAGGAGCGGGAACAGCAGTCCTCTCTGGCTCTGGAGGATGTAGAGTTACAGAAGACCGCTCTGAGGACTGAAGCTGAAAACAAGGTTAAAGAGATACAGCTGGAGCTGGAAGCTGCAAAAACT AGAGTATTGGAGTTGGAGAGCTCTCTGGAGAGGTTTTCACAAGATGGATCAAGTCTGTCCCACGAACTTTCCAGTCAGTTAGACAAGTTGAAGGATCAACACAAAGAGCAAATCTCTGCATTAGAGCAAAAGCACCAGGAGCAACTGGAAAAGCACAAGGGCACCCTAACCCAGCAGAATAATGCTGCTCTTGAAGAGCTTAAGGAAAAACACAGAGTTGAAGTGGAGACCCTCCTGGAAGAAAAGGAACTGCAGTTCCAAGCACATGTTGAAGACATGAACCAGAAAACTTTGGAGAAACTGGATGCAAAGCAGGCAGAGCTAGAGGCAGTTTCTGCTGAACTTTCTGGGACGTTGAAGAGTAAACGGCTTCTGGAGGAGAGGTTGGTGGCAGCAGCAGAAGATGCTCATAGTTCCACTCAAGAGGAACATGAGAAGAGGTTTCAAGATCATGTGGAAAAGCACAATATAGAGCTTGCAAATCTCAAACGGGAACACGAGCAGTCTCTTGGAGGTCTAGAGAAAACTCTGAAGGAGGAACTTAATGCGTTGAGGATTGTTctgagagaaaaggaaaaggaaattaAAGCTCACATCCTAagagaaaaaacattacaaGAGGAATCACATTCCACTGTACAACAATTACGTGTCAAGGTTAAGGAAttggaggagctgcagcaatgtttGTCCCAATCCCAGCTGGAGATTGGGAGCCTAAAGGAATCAAATGCACAGACAGGTAAGATGTTACAGGATCTTGATCAGTGTAAGAAGGATTTGGAGCATCAGTTGGAAGTAGCGAGGAATGATTGTCAACTAAAAGAGAAGTCGCTTCAAGAACTAGAGCACCAATTACAACAGACCAAGAAGGAGCTCTCGGAGCAGGAGAAGTCATTTACTACAGAACTGAACACTAAGCAAGAAGAACAAACTCGCCTCAAGAAACAGCTGGATGATGAAAAAGCTGCCCACGAAAAGAAGATGAAAAACACGGTAACTGAGATGGAAACTAAGctgaaaacacaggaaacaaaaatggaaaaattgaAACACAAGGCCAAAGAAATGCACGAAAGTTATAAGAAAAAGCTTCAGCAGAATGAAGAAGCCATGAAGATAGAACTTgcaaagaaggagagagagcttCAGCAGACAGAGCAACAAGTCCAAGAAAAAATTGTAGAGATGGCCCAAAAAAGTTCCCAAGGCCTTAGCAGTGCCATGTCAGAGCTGCAGGCCAACCACAAAGAGGAAGTGGAGAAGCTACATGACACCCATAAGCATGAGATTGAGGTGCTGGAGCATCGTTGGCAGGAGAAGTTAGGACAACAGGAAGAAGAATTAACTGAAAAACACTCCCACATACTACAAGAGAAGGCTCAGGAACTGGAGGACATTTCTCAGCAACTCAGCAGAAGCAAAGAAGAGAACGGGAAAGTGTTGTGtgaaataaatgattttaaGGAGGGCCTGTCCATTCGAGAAACCACTGTGCAGAAGCTTCAAGAAGAGCTCAATGAGGCAGCGGTTAAGCTCGAAGATTTGTCTCAGGGTGAAGCTATGCTCAAAGAGCAAATGGAGTCAGTGGAGAGGAACCTCAGCCAGGCTCTGAAGGAGAGAAACTCCCTCCAAGACAAGCTTAACACAACAAAGGAAGAGAACCGAGAGAAATTAAAGACCATGTCGGGAAAGTTGAAGGAAATGGAGAAGCAGCGTAAAGCGCTTCAAGGTTCCAGATGTAAGGAAAGTGAGGACTTGCAGAATAAATTTGAGGAAACTGCTATTCAGCTACAAGCCAAGGAAGTACAGTTCCAGCAGCAATTAATTCTGATCAGAAACCAAATGGAGCATTACTGTAACGAGGTTCAGGATAAAGTGGAGTGTGGATCTAACGAACTCTGTCAAAGAGTTGAATGTAGGTTGAGCGAGCTTAAAGACAGACTGCTCTGCAGTCAGAAAAAAGTAGTGGATCTCAAAAACATTATCCTCAATAAAATAGATAGAATTTGCACTTTAGAGGAGAATCTGCGTCTGCAGACAGAGGAGAATAAGAATCTATGCATTTCATTGGAACAGATGACCGCTCAGGTAAATGCTCATATGGAGCATGTCAAAGCCTTAACACATGAGAATGAGAATCATTCTCAGTCTATCAGTGAGAAAGCTCTGAAAATTGCAGAGCTGAGTGAAGCAAACAGACTCATATCAGAAACTATTAAAACAAACGAGTCGCATATCAGTAAATTAGAAAGCATCACCAGTGACTTGAAAAATCAGCTAGCAAGTAGCAtaaaggagaaggaggaagcCATAAATCAGCTGACCCAGCAGTATAAAGAGGATGCTGCTCAAATGGAGGAGACCACTAAGAGAttagagcaggagagagagtgTGCTTTAGAGCAGGCAGATGCACTCAGGAACAGTCTGTCTGAGTATGAGAAGAAGACGGAGACAAAGTTCGCCCAGAATGGCAACACTATTACCTCTCTGCAGACCAGGCTCGATGAGCTGGAGCGAGAAATCTGTGAGAAGAATGAAGCCCTGCAAAGGCTGACTGCAAGTATTGACAATCAGTCCATCAGCAAGTCTGAGATGGACCAAGCGTTGAGTGAGAAGGAGCAGAAGGTCAGCGGTCTTACCTCTGAGCTGGAGAGTTGCATCTGTCAACTCGGTGAGTTTCAGGAGCAGTTAGCCTTAAAGACAAAAGAGTGTGAACAACTCACAGCTGACCTCAAACAGCAACACAGCATCAAGGAGAATGAAAAGCGAGAGCTGGTGGAACAGCTGCAGCAGACCCAGATGCAGTGCACTCAGAATGGTAATTTGGAGCAGGAGATGGTGGAAAAGCTCCACTCCCTCGAGGAAGACCACCAAAAGTGCAAACACAAGCTTGAAAGTCAAAGGGATGAATTTGAAAGGATGAAAGACGAGATTATCAAGAGCAAAGAAGAAAGTCTGAAGAAGGCTGAAGAGGAGTTATCCGCGGAGAGCGCTCGGAAAGTATCGGAGTTGAAGAAGAAAGCTGAGCAGAAAATCGGtcagattaaaaaacaactaacCTCGCAGCTCGAGGAAAAAGAGAAGGCAATCAAGGCTCTTCAGTCTAGCCTGGAGGAAATGAAGAGCAATGAAACGTCCAGCAAACAACACACAGAAGTGTTagaggagaaaacaaaaacacttgagGAAGCTGTTGTCAAGCTTAAAGCAGAGCAGGAGCAACAACTTGAACAAATTCTGAATAATGAGCGGCTCGATAAAGAAAAGTCTTTAGAGGAATTAAAAAACTTCTATGAGGAGAAGCTATCCTCACTGCTGAGCGATGCAGCGCAACAAAGGGAGCTCAAAGAAACAGAGTCAGCGCTACATGAAATCGAGGCAAAGCTAAAAGAAGCAGAAGAGCAAAACGGAAACCTTCTAGCAGAAATAAATCGACTGAAAGAAGAAATGTGTGAGAAGGATGCTCAACTTGACGAAAAGCAGGCAACTATTAAGCAGGTTCAAAATCCTTCAGAGCCTGAGGCTGAGATGAAGGTGGAATGTAGCAGCATCCAGCAAACCAGGAGCACGATGCAAACGGAGATGAAAAACCACTCTCTGATGCAAGAGTTGGACGGTGATTCTCTGGAGTCTCTCAAGAGCAATCTACATCAGGTGAAGAACGAGAAAGAGAAAATCTACAAGGACTTTGCCCGGCTACAGAAAGACATTCGAGTACTGAGGAGGGAGCATGAACAGGACCTAGAATACATGAAGAAAGAGTTGTTAGAAGAGAATGAGAAAAAGCTGAA ACTGGAGTTGGAAGACATGGAGATGAAGCACAATTCTGCTATCAAGCAGTTAATGAGGGAGTTCAACACCCAGATGGCTTTGAAAGAGAAGGAGATTGATACAGCAGTGAAGGAGACTATTG AGAAGGCCCAGACTGTAGAGGAAGAGCTCATGAGTAGCCATCGGGAAGAAACCAGTCAGCTGAGGAAG AGTCGAGAGGAGGAGATGGGAGGCCGAGTGTGGCAGGTTCAGAAAGAACTGGAGGAGTTGCAAGCAAAGGGCCATGACACTACTGAG GTGAGCATAGAAGACCTACAG GCTCAGCTAGCCGAGAAGACGACTTTGCTGAGCGAGGCTCGGCTGAAGGAACAGGGCTTTGCTGAGAGA ATTCACTCGCTTGAGGACAAGATTAAATGTTTCCACCGAACCCCTGTTGTAACTCATCTCGGCAGCACATTCAAAG AGCCTGTATACAACAGCAGTGAACCTACTGAGATGGAGTACCTGAGGAAGGTGTTGTTTGAATACATGATGGGACGGGAAACAAAA ACGATGGCCAAAGTGATAACCTCCATGCTCAAGTTTCCTCCAGACCAAGCACAAAAGGTTTTGGACAAAGAAGACTCAAAAGCGGTT CCTTGGTTACGATGA